A region from the Stutzerimonas stutzeri genome encodes:
- a CDS encoding recombinase family protein, whose amino-acid sequence MFVRAYLRASTSEQDASRARDALEQFAANHGQHIACEYLENESGAKADRPELLRLLKDAKKGDVLLVESIDRLSRLPAEDWQKLKTAIDSKGLRIVALDLPTSHQGIADTKGDEFTGRMLAAINSMLVDMMAAIARKDYEQRRERQAQGIEKAKAEGRYKGRPVDEDLHKRVRELLAAGLGIRATARHAGCSTTTVLKIRDQTAG is encoded by the coding sequence ATGTTCGTTCGCGCCTACCTTCGCGCCTCCACTAGTGAGCAGGACGCCAGCCGCGCCCGTGACGCTCTGGAGCAATTTGCCGCCAACCATGGCCAGCACATCGCGTGCGAGTACCTGGAGAACGAGAGCGGCGCCAAGGCCGATCGCCCCGAGCTGCTGCGCCTGCTGAAGGACGCCAAGAAAGGCGATGTGCTCCTGGTCGAATCGATCGATCGCCTATCCCGCCTGCCAGCCGAGGACTGGCAGAAGCTGAAGACCGCTATCGACTCCAAGGGGCTGCGCATCGTCGCGCTCGATCTGCCGACCAGCCACCAGGGCATTGCCGACACGAAGGGCGACGAGTTCACCGGCCGGATGCTGGCCGCTATCAACTCAATGTTGGTGGACATGATGGCCGCCATCGCCCGCAAGGATTACGAGCAGCGCCGGGAGCGCCAGGCGCAGGGCATCGAGAAGGCAAAAGCCGAAGGCCGCTACAAGGGCCGCCCGGTTGACGAGGATCTACACAAGCGCGTCCGTGAACTGCTGGCCGCTGGCCTTGGCATTCGAGCCACCGCACGGCACGCCGGATGCTCGACTACTACCGTGCTCAAGATTCGCGACCAGACGGCCGGCTGA